From Enterococcus wangshanyuanii, the proteins below share one genomic window:
- the aroC gene encoding chorismate synthase yields the protein MRFITAGESHGPELTAIIEGLPAGLPLSPEDINFELARRQGGYGRGGRMLIEKDQVKITSGIRHGKTLGSPVTLVVENKDWKNWTSVMSIEEVTEKEKKIRRVNKPRPGHADLVGGIKYQHDDLRNVLERSSARETTMRVAIGAVAKKLLKELDIEVAGHVAVLGGIRAEIPENLTVSEIRERSEQSDVRVLDPEVEEQMRNLIDQTKKNGDTIGGVVEVIVGGVPIGLGSYVQWDRKLDAKIAQAVTSINAFKGVEFGIGFEMGNRPGSQVMDEIIWNKETGYTRTSNNLGGFEGGMTNGMPIIVRGVMKPIPTLYKPLQSVNIDTKEPYKASVERSDSTAVPAASVVCEAVVATEVAQAMLEKFGSDAFEQMKEEVSAYRRYTQSF from the coding sequence ATGCGCTTTATTACAGCGGGAGAATCGCACGGACCAGAATTAACTGCAATCATTGAAGGCTTACCAGCGGGATTACCTTTATCACCTGAAGATATTAATTTCGAATTAGCAAGAAGACAAGGCGGCTATGGACGCGGCGGCAGAATGCTGATCGAAAAAGACCAAGTGAAAATTACATCCGGCATTCGGCATGGTAAAACTCTTGGCTCACCAGTGACCCTTGTCGTTGAAAACAAAGACTGGAAAAACTGGACATCTGTCATGTCCATTGAAGAAGTCACAGAAAAAGAAAAGAAAATTCGTCGTGTTAATAAACCAAGACCAGGACATGCAGATTTGGTTGGCGGGATCAAATATCAGCATGATGATCTTAGAAATGTTTTAGAGCGCTCCTCAGCACGTGAAACAACGATGCGTGTCGCGATCGGTGCTGTTGCCAAAAAGTTATTGAAAGAGCTGGATATTGAGGTAGCTGGACATGTGGCTGTTTTGGGCGGGATCAGAGCCGAAATCCCGGAAAACCTGACTGTTTCTGAAATTCGTGAGCGCTCCGAACAATCAGACGTTCGAGTGTTAGATCCTGAGGTTGAAGAACAAATGAGAAATTTGATCGATCAAACTAAGAAAAATGGGGATACGATCGGTGGAGTTGTTGAAGTCATTGTCGGCGGCGTGCCAATCGGCTTAGGTAGTTATGTACAATGGGACCGGAAATTAGATGCTAAAATTGCTCAAGCTGTTACAAGTATCAATGCATTTAAGGGGGTTGAATTTGGTATCGGTTTTGAAATGGGGAATCGCCCTGGCAGTCAAGTGATGGATGAAATCATCTGGAACAAAGAAACCGGCTATACTCGGACATCCAATAATCTAGGTGGCTTTGAAGGTGGAATGACCAATGGGATGCCGATTATTGTCAGAGGGGTGATGAAGCCGATCCCGACGCTCTACAAGCCATTACAAAGTGTCAATATCGATACGAAGGAGCCGTACAAGGCTAGTGTGGAACGTTCTGACAGTACCGCTGTACCAGCTGCCAGCGTTGTTTGCGAAGCGGTCGTTGCAACAGAAGTTGCTCAAGCAATGCTTGAAAAATTTGGCAGTGATGCATTTGAACAAATGAAAGAAGAAGTTTCAGCTTATCGTCGTTATACTCAATCGTTTTAA
- a CDS encoding prephenate dehydrogenase translates to MKKNVVIVGLGLIGSSLALCIKKMHPSVTIIGLDKEETSMTFALKRQIIDQKADSLKEAVVDADIIFLCAPVKSTLTQLEILSHLDLKKNVVITDVGSTKKEIVAKAQSLGLNSFIGGHPMAGSHKSGVTAADEDLFENAYYILTNSDQANAQNVRQLQELLQGTRAKFVVLTAKEHDQITGMLSHLPHIIAAGLVNQSKQFNEEHPRSKQLAAGGFRDITRIASSDPQMWTDILLSNKEALLDLMHLWQKEMTQVADWIASENSEAIFQFFFEAKETRNQLPVHKEGAIPAFHDLFVDVPDVPGVIAEITGLLGKAELSLINLKILETREDIYGILQLTFKRQKDVEKAKKYIEKQTSYLCYEK, encoded by the coding sequence ATGAAAAAAAATGTAGTAATTGTTGGATTAGGACTCATTGGTAGTTCATTAGCGTTGTGTATAAAAAAAATGCATCCATCAGTAACAATCATTGGTTTAGATAAAGAAGAAACATCAATGACTTTTGCGTTAAAAAGGCAGATCATCGATCAAAAAGCAGATTCATTAAAAGAAGCAGTGGTCGATGCGGATATAATTTTTTTATGCGCTCCAGTTAAAAGTACTCTAACACAACTAGAGATTTTGAGTCACCTAGATCTTAAAAAGAATGTGGTGATCACAGATGTCGGCAGCACGAAAAAGGAAATCGTTGCTAAAGCTCAATCATTAGGGTTAAACTCTTTTATAGGCGGTCATCCAATGGCTGGTTCGCACAAGTCAGGTGTAACAGCAGCTGATGAAGATTTATTTGAGAATGCCTATTATATCCTTACGAACTCAGATCAAGCGAACGCACAGAATGTTCGCCAATTGCAGGAATTACTGCAGGGAACTAGAGCGAAATTTGTTGTTTTAACAGCGAAAGAACATGATCAAATCACAGGAATGCTTAGTCACCTTCCGCATATTATTGCTGCAGGCTTAGTGAACCAAAGTAAGCAATTTAATGAAGAACACCCTCGTTCTAAGCAATTAGCTGCAGGTGGCTTCAGAGATATTACAAGAATTGCTTCATCAGATCCGCAAATGTGGACGGATATTTTATTAAGTAATAAAGAAGCTCTGTTGGACTTGATGCATCTATGGCAAAAGGAAATGACACAAGTGGCTGACTGGATCGCTTCTGAGAATTCTGAAGCCATCTTTCAATTTTTCTTTGAGGCAAAAGAGACAAGAAATCAGCTACCTGTCCATAAAGAAGGGGCAATTCCGGCATTCCATGATTTATTTGTGGATGTACCGGATGTTCCAGGTGTGATCGCTGAAATTACCGGCTTATTAGGTAAAGCTGAACTTTCCCTAATTAATTTAAAAATTCTTGAAACGCGAGAAGATATCTATGGTATCCTACAATTGACTTTTAAACGACAAAAAGATGTAGAAAAAGCAAAAAAATATATAGAAAAACAAACAAGTTACCTGTGCTATGAAAAATAA
- the aroA gene encoding 3-phosphoshikimate 1-carboxyvinyltransferase encodes MELVVNQIGLNGEIDIPSDKSISHRSIMFGAIADGKTTIKNFLRGDDCLSTLKAFQDLGVKIEDDGETITVHGKGISGLTQAKKAIDVGNSGTTIRLITGILAGTDFTTELFGDHSIAKRPMNRVMLPINQMGAECSGHDGTEFPPLMIKGTRTLKPIHYQMPVASAQVKSAILFAALQAQGESVIIEKEKTRDHTEDMIRQFGGEIAISGKEIRIKGPQKLTGQEINVPGDISSAAFFLVAGTIIENSRIILNNVGLNPTRTGILEVIEQMGGKLTVEETGNKENKAGKLIIETSDLKGIEIGGEIIPRLIDELPVIALLATQAQGTTIIRDAEELKVKETNRIDAVATELNKMGASIEPTDDGLIIHGKTPLHGAKVTSYGDHRIGMMLQIAALLVKSGTVELEKAEAISVSYPAFFDDLDKLYQ; translated from the coding sequence TTGGAACTAGTAGTGAATCAGATTGGATTGAATGGAGAAATCGATATACCCAGTGACAAATCAATTTCTCACAGAAGTATTATGTTTGGGGCAATCGCAGATGGGAAAACAACGATCAAAAACTTTCTGCGTGGCGATGATTGCTTAAGTACACTAAAGGCCTTTCAAGATCTTGGTGTTAAGATTGAAGATGATGGTGAAACAATTACTGTTCATGGCAAGGGGATTTCCGGTTTGACCCAAGCTAAAAAAGCAATCGATGTAGGAAATTCCGGAACAACGATCCGCTTGATCACAGGAATTTTAGCTGGAACAGATTTCACTACGGAGTTATTCGGTGATCACTCTATAGCTAAGCGTCCAATGAATCGAGTGATGCTCCCCATCAATCAAATGGGTGCAGAATGCTCTGGACATGATGGGACAGAGTTTCCACCGTTGATGATCAAAGGCACAAGAACACTGAAACCCATTCATTATCAAATGCCGGTTGCGAGTGCCCAAGTCAAGTCAGCTATCTTATTTGCAGCGCTACAGGCGCAAGGCGAGTCAGTAATCATCGAAAAAGAAAAGACTCGAGATCATACCGAGGACATGATTCGTCAATTTGGCGGTGAGATTGCCATTTCAGGTAAAGAAATTCGCATTAAAGGGCCGCAAAAACTGACGGGTCAAGAAATTAACGTTCCAGGAGACATTTCATCCGCTGCTTTTTTCCTTGTGGCAGGTACCATCATTGAAAATAGCCGAATCATCTTAAATAATGTTGGGTTGAATCCAACTCGGACGGGTATTCTTGAGGTCATTGAACAAATGGGTGGTAAACTAACAGTAGAAGAAACGGGTAATAAAGAAAACAAAGCAGGCAAACTGATTATTGAAACAAGCGATTTGAAAGGGATCGAGATCGGCGGAGAAATCATTCCTCGATTGATCGATGAATTACCGGTTATTGCTCTTTTAGCAACACAGGCACAAGGAACAACGATCATTCGAGATGCGGAAGAACTAAAAGTCAAAGAAACAAATAGAATTGATGCAGTAGCAACAGAATTGAACAAAATGGGAGCTTCGATCGAACCTACTGATGACGGATTGATCATTCATGGAAAGACACCGTTACATGGCGCAAAAGTGACTAGCTACGGCGATCACCGAATCGGGATGATGTTGCAGATCGCAGCACTTTTAGTTAAATCTGGTACTGTTGAACTTGAAAAAGCTGAAGCTATCTCTGTTTCTTATCCAGCCTTTTTCGATGATTTAGACAAATTGTATCAATAG
- a CDS encoding shikimate kinase — translation MKGIILIGFMGSGKTTVGKLLAEKTGMQHIDFDEQLVVELGMSIQEYFDLYGEEVFRDQETKLLKQFVDHEQVISTGGGIVLRSENRQLLKQLTPVVYLKTEPETFLSRLKEDQENVRPLILSKTAEEIQQIFEPRIPFYEESASLIIPTSDRTPESIVQEILEKI, via the coding sequence ATGAAAGGAATTATTTTAATAGGATTCATGGGTTCAGGCAAAACGACCGTCGGAAAATTGTTAGCTGAAAAAACAGGAATGCAGCACATTGATTTTGACGAGCAGTTAGTCGTTGAACTGGGGATGTCGATCCAGGAGTATTTTGATCTTTATGGGGAAGAAGTTTTTAGAGATCAAGAAACAAAATTGTTAAAACAGTTTGTTGATCACGAACAGGTCATTTCGACCGGCGGCGGAATTGTTTTGAGGTCAGAAAACCGCCAATTATTGAAACAATTGACGCCAGTCGTTTATCTAAAAACAGAACCGGAAACTTTTCTTTCTCGGTTAAAAGAAGATCAGGAAAATGTACGGCCTTTGATCTTATCGAAAACAGCAGAGGAGATCCAACAAATTTTTGAACCACGGATTCCTTTTTATGAAGAAAGTGCAAGCCTGATTATTCCGACAAGTGATCGAACACCGGAAAGCATTGTTCAAGAGATTTTAGAAAAAATATAA